The Geobacter sp. AOG2 genome includes a window with the following:
- a CDS encoding NAD(P)-binding domain-containing protein: MLVNNKKHSDVVEKYGYYKMKIIKSSLLFVSIIIILLLIITSGIYILLDVKNYEISSILEKADMKNLISIISAICSIAAVIVVWTQLQQMNSSAYIDLVDLVKKHHGKKISKLRKNINKYYNEYIFKVVGDKKIDCTDTELLEELIQNCRDKFKTSIDDDPYILEKCKELFSEVANYYEYISMFIDIGWADMHPTNRALLLNMLHNSSIKVAASLLILMPVLRGGAHDKYWLNSFRKVLPKLIVYRRQRGLSTNSIDLLVNFLINKEEKSKPILTKNVTEPKPVVGILGLGRVGKSTLSMVDQSRVSKIVIFDTKIKYVDMYYDTEFKFVESAEEIFQCCDIIFACIPSDQLEVYINDPSLTQYFGSILFVKRSSSSYNFSNGAKKIFSHYVSFPCFMEYKQYCNVEDTLLLGGCETDVEKIQKILRARPSRQVIIMRSAESADQCKMAKFAIDHSLLVLWNEIFEWLNTAGAEQSDIESFMQFLYFQKSMSTCIRVPCGGNANENLQMFENFWSSERGMNITKLALKLDKKFSRKVGLSAFRFPMLQEGENLSPKALAAIRAGFEKFKN, encoded by the coding sequence ATGTTAGTTAATAACAAAAAACACTCAGATGTTGTAGAAAAATATGGATATTACAAAATGAAAATTATTAAATCAAGCTTACTATTTGTATCAATAATAATAATTTTGCTACTTATTATAACTTCTGGTATATATATTTTACTCGATGTTAAAAATTATGAAATATCTAGTATTTTAGAAAAAGCTGACATGAAAAATTTAATATCTATTATATCTGCTATTTGTTCTATTGCAGCTGTTATTGTAGTATGGACGCAATTGCAACAAATGAACTCATCAGCTTACATTGACTTGGTAGATTTAGTTAAAAAACATCATGGAAAAAAAATTTCAAAATTAAGAAAAAATATAAATAAGTATTATAATGAATATATATTTAAGGTTGTTGGTGATAAGAAAATAGATTGCACTGATACAGAATTATTAGAAGAATTAATCCAAAATTGTCGCGATAAATTCAAAACATCGATTGATGACGATCCATATATTTTAGAAAAATGCAAAGAATTATTTTCTGAAGTCGCAAACTACTATGAATATATTTCGATGTTTATCGATATCGGCTGGGCCGATATGCACCCAACGAATAGAGCGTTATTATTAAACATGCTGCATAATTCCTCTATAAAAGTGGCAGCAAGCCTTCTGATTCTCATGCCGGTGTTAAGGGGGGGGGCTCACGATAAGTATTGGTTGAATAGTTTTAGAAAGGTGTTGCCAAAGTTGATAGTCTATCGCAGACAGAGGGGACTATCTACTAATTCTATTGATCTCCTTGTAAATTTTCTTATAAATAAAGAGGAGAAGTCTAAACCTATATTGACTAAAAATGTTACAGAGCCTAAGCCTGTTGTGGGGATTTTGGGGCTAGGAAGGGTTGGGAAGTCTACTCTAAGCATGGTAGACCAATCACGTGTTTCAAAGATTGTTATATTTGATACAAAAATTAAATATGTAGATATGTATTATGACACTGAATTTAAATTTGTCGAAAGTGCTGAGGAGATTTTCCAATGTTGTGATATAATTTTTGCCTGTATCCCCTCCGATCAATTAGAAGTATACATCAACGATCCGAGCCTTACTCAATATTTTGGTTCAATTCTTTTCGTCAAGCGTTCATCTTCATCTTATAACTTCTCCAATGGAGCAAAAAAAATATTTAGTCACTACGTAAGCTTTCCATGTTTTATGGAGTATAAGCAATATTGTAATGTCGAGGATACGTTATTACTCGGAGGGTGTGAAACAGACGTCGAAAAAATACAAAAAATATTGAGAGCAAGACCATCTAGGCAAGTCATTATAATGCGTAGCGCGGAAAGTGCGGATCAGTGCAAGATGGCAAAGTTCGCGATTGACCATTCCTTACTTGTATTATGGAATGAGATTTTTGAATGGTTAAATACAGCTGGAGCCGAGCAATCTGATATAGAATCTTTCATGCAGTTTTTATATTTTCAGAAATCTATGTCAACTTGTATCCGAGTACCTTGTGGCGGCAATGCCAACGAAAATCTACAGATGTTCGAGAATTTTTGGTCTAGCGAAAGGGGAATGAACATTACGAAGCTGGCTTTAAAATTGGATAAAAAATTTTCACGAAAAGTAGGACTGTCAGCATTTAGGTTTCCAATGCTGCAAGAAGGCGAAAACCTTAGCCCTAAGGCGTTGGCTGCAATAAGAGCCGGCTTCGAAAAATTCAAGAACTGA
- the yecR gene encoding YecR family lipoprotein: MKRAVMVKSLSALVIMVAALTSACTTTETMSWVCVGGSKADGNVILGIDVPPKFGIRETLVQWDPQQANTEANKRCQNWGYGSAEAFRDPFPVQVVCHQPGISPCGSKTLRIMYQCIGNLHEMTLTPVSSK; this comes from the coding sequence ATGAAAAGAGCCGTTATGGTAAAGAGTTTATCAGCACTTGTTATAATGGTTGCAGCATTGACCTCCGCTTGTACTACGACAGAGACAATGAGTTGGGTTTGTGTGGGTGGTAGCAAAGCTGATGGTAATGTTATTCTAGGCATTGATGTGCCCCCAAAATTTGGGATCAGGGAAACACTCGTCCAATGGGACCCGCAACAAGCCAACACGGAAGCTAATAAACGATGCCAGAACTGGGGATACGGTAGTGCAGAAGCCTTCCGCGACCCGTTCCCGGTTCAAGTGGTTTGCCATCAACCGGGCATTAGTCCATGCGGGTCAAAGACGCTCAGGATTATGTATCAGTGCATAGGTAATTTGCATGAGATGACTCTTACTCCAGTATCGAGCAAATAA